In Candidatus Sulfotelmatobacter sp., the sequence GGCGGGTCGAGCTCTATCGCTGGGTCGCCGCCGAGCATCCGGATCTAAGCGTGCTGGTGAACAACGCCGGCACCCAGAACTGGATGGCGCCCACCGACGAGCGCTTCGCCGAGCGGGCGCACGACGAGATCGCGATCAACGTCGAGGCCCCGATTCACCTCGCCAGCTTATTCCTCGCGCTCGCGGCGCTCGCGACGATCGTCAACGTCACGTCGGGACTCGGGTTCGTACCGCTCGCGAAGGTGCCGGTCTACTCGGCGACCAAGGCGTTTCTGCACTCGTACACGCTGTCGCTCCGCGAGCTGGTGAGGGGGCGCGGCATCGAGGTCGTCGAGCTGATTCCGCCGGCACTCAACACCGATCTCGGCGGCAAGGGACTGCACGATCACGCTCCGCCCGTGGCGGATTTTATCGAGGCGGTGTTCGATCAGCTCGCGGCCGGAAGAACCACCGTGACCTTCGGCTTCACCGAAGGCCTGAGCCAGGCCGGCCAGGACGTGTTCCAGCCGATCTTCGCGCGGATGAACTCGGCGCGCTGAGCGCCACCGCCACTCAGCTCACGAGGCCGATCGCGCCGTGGAGCGGCCAGCGGACGGCTCGCTCGAGGCCGGGATCGCCCCACGCGCGTGCAAGATCGGCACGGACGATCTCGACCGGATCGCCACCGCGACGCTTCACCCAGGCCTGGCTTGCCGACCAGGTGCGCATGTAGTCGAGCAGATCTCCGAGTTGCATGCGCCCCTCCGCTTCGAGGCGCGGCCACGGCAGTCGCTCGAAGGGAAAATCGAGATCGCGGTATTCCTGGCGATTGACCTCGAATCCCGGCGGCCAGAAGTCGCCGACCACTTCGTTCGCGAATCGGATCACGAGTTGGTCCACCGCCGGCGCGATTCGCGAGGCATAGTACGACCAGACGGCGAGAATCGCGCCCGGGCGTGCGACGCGCCGCACTTCGGAATAGAAGCGCGGGCGATCGAACCAGTGGATCGCCGCCGACACGGTGACCAGATCCATGCAGCGATCGCGAAACGGTGCCGCCTCGGCGGCCGCGGCCACCCGATGCAGGCCGCGCGCGAAGCTCGAGCGCGCCAGCTGGCGCACGCTCGAATCGGTGGCCAGCACTTCGCGGAACCGGCGAGCCAGGCTGAGCGAGGCCTGGCCACTTCCCGCGCCGCAGTCCCAGGCGCGCTCGCGCCGCTCGACCAGCCGCTCGAGGTGATCGAACAGCGCCTCGGGGTATGCGGGCCGGACGCGCGCGTAGTCGTCGGCGCGATCGCCAAACAGGTCGGGTCGGCTCATGGGGCGAGGCGCATCATAGCGTGCTCGCTGCCTCGCGGACGGCTAGACTGCGCGGCCATCGGGAACCCACCGGACTCATTCGGAGAACATCCATGTCCGAACTTCGCGTCTGCTGTTTCGGAGTCTCGATCGATGGGTTCGCTGCCGGGCCGGACCAGAGTCTCGAGCACCCGCTCGGCGAGCGCGGGATGGAGATCATGGACTGGGTCTTTCACACGCGCTACTGGTGCCGGGAACACGGCCTCGAGGGCGGCGAAGAAGGCGTGGACAACGACATGGCGGTTCGCAGCTTCGAAAGCATCGGCGCATGGATCCTCGGACGCAACATGTTCGGCCCGATCCGAGGGCCCTGGCCCGACGAGCAATGGAAGGGCTGGTGGGGCGAGGAGCCGCCGTACCACACGCCGGTGTTCGTGCTCACGCACCACGCGCGCGCGCCGATCGTGATGAAGGGCGGAACGGAATTC encodes:
- a CDS encoding class I SAM-dependent methyltransferase, which encodes MSRPDLFGDRADDYARVRPAYPEALFDHLERLVERRERAWDCGAGSGQASLSLARRFREVLATDSSVRQLARSSFARGLHRVAAAAEAAPFRDRCMDLVTVSAAIHWFDRPRFYSEVRRVARPGAILAVWSYYASRIAPAVDQLVIRFANEVVGDFWPPGFEVNRQEYRDLDFPFERLPWPRLEAEGRMQLGDLLDYMRTWSASQAWVKRRGGDPVEIVRADLARAWGDPGLERAVRWPLHGAIGLVS
- a CDS encoding SDR family NAD(P)-dependent oxidoreductase, producing the protein MKLTGNKILITGGASGIGLGLAERFARENNRVIACGRRPEALRAAAERVPGLVTRECDLSASAGRVELYRWVAAEHPDLSVLVNNAGTQNWMAPTDERFAERAHDEIAINVEAPIHLASLFLALAALATIVNVTSGLGFVPLAKVPVYSATKAFLHSYTLSLRELVRGRGIEVVELIPPALNTDLGGKGLHDHAPPVADFIEAVFDQLAAGRTTVTFGFTEGLSQAGQDVFQPIFARMNSAR
- a CDS encoding dihydrofolate reductase family protein, whose protein sequence is MSELRVCCFGVSIDGFAAGPDQSLEHPLGERGMEIMDWVFHTRYWCREHGLEGGEEGVDNDMAVRSFESIGAWILGRNMFGPIRGPWPDEQWKGWWGEEPPYHTPVFVLTHHARAPIVMKGGTEFRFVTDGIRSALAQARAAAGGRDVRIGGGVATVRQYLEAGLIDELHLAVSPMLMGRGESLFERLDLPALGYQCSKSVHGRRANHVFLTKRG